Proteins co-encoded in one Acidithiobacillus caldus ATCC 51756 genomic window:
- the trmB gene encoding tRNA (guanosine(46)-N7)-methyltransferase TrmB, with the protein MSISLKPDVPGPGQGHRPLRSFVLRQGRFTKAQRRALAELLPRWAIAPERAWTCPWGDKRPLALEIGFGNGEHLAHFAAQHPDWGCIGAEVHAPGVGALLQRLEAGSIDNVRVLHGDAMAWIETLPPALFSLIVIQFPDPWPKKRHHKRRLLQEASAKRLADLLVPGGELQFATDWEPYAQHALTVLDTTPSLENLAPGGGFSPPPENRIPTRFERRGAALGHQVFDLRFRRRPG; encoded by the coding sequence ATGTCCATTTCTCTCAAGCCAGATGTCCCGGGGCCCGGGCAGGGTCACCGTCCGCTGCGCAGCTTCGTACTGCGCCAGGGTCGATTTACCAAGGCACAGCGACGCGCTCTGGCCGAGCTGCTGCCGCGCTGGGCCATCGCGCCGGAGCGGGCCTGGACCTGCCCCTGGGGTGACAAAAGGCCTCTGGCTTTGGAGATCGGTTTCGGCAATGGCGAGCACCTTGCCCATTTTGCCGCCCAGCATCCCGACTGGGGTTGTATCGGTGCCGAGGTGCACGCCCCCGGCGTGGGCGCCCTGCTCCAGCGTCTGGAGGCGGGGAGCATCGACAATGTGCGGGTACTCCACGGGGATGCCATGGCCTGGATCGAGACGCTGCCGCCGGCGCTTTTCTCCCTCATCGTCATTCAGTTCCCCGATCCCTGGCCGAAGAAGCGCCACCACAAGCGCCGTCTGTTACAGGAAGCATCGGCGAAACGCCTGGCAGATCTCCTCGTCCCCGGCGGCGAGTTGCAGTTTGCGACGGACTGGGAACCCTATGCCCAGCACGCGCTGACCGTGCTCGACACCACCCCATCCCTCGAGAATCTCGCGCCGGGAGGGGGGTTCAGCCCGCCTCCGGAAAATCGCATTCCGACACGCTTCGAACGTCGGGGAGCGGCGCTGGGGCACCAGGTTTTCGATCTACGCTTTCGCAGGCGCCCAGGCTGA
- a CDS encoding glycosyltransferase: protein MAYPELIADPIVLRLLGLLTWAVLLAWLVLYFGRGHFWRCSERLAAVIAPPPQWPAVVAVVPARNEAAGIGPCVRSILSQDYPGSLHLIVVDDQSSDDTAALARQAAAAVGASHRLQVLRGQDLPPGWAGKVWAQSQGVAAAGDVPWLWFTDADIQHGETVLRRLVAKAEGEQRVLVSLMVELSCQSFWERLLIPAFVFFFQKLYPFAWVNDARHRLAGAAGGCMLLCRDALERAGGLARMRAALIDDCTLAGLLKPMGAIWLGLTHDSRSLRAYPRLDEIWSMVARSAYVQLEQKPSRLLLAVTGMTLLYLWPLLALLYGVLTQVWWLWLPAAVALLLAWRMYVPMLRFYSLPWWWGASLFPAAWLYTLMTVDSGRRHYLGRGGAWKGRHYS from the coding sequence GTGGCGTATCCAGAGCTGATAGCCGATCCCATTGTGCTCCGGTTACTTGGCCTCCTGACCTGGGCGGTGCTCCTCGCCTGGCTCGTGCTCTATTTTGGCCGGGGGCACTTCTGGCGTTGCAGCGAGCGTCTGGCGGCGGTGATCGCGCCACCCCCCCAGTGGCCAGCGGTGGTGGCGGTGGTCCCCGCACGCAACGAGGCCGCGGGTATCGGTCCCTGCGTCCGCAGCATCCTGAGCCAAGACTACCCCGGCAGTCTGCACCTGATCGTGGTGGACGATCAGAGTAGCGACGACACCGCCGCACTGGCGCGACAGGCGGCGGCAGCCGTAGGGGCCAGCCACCGCCTGCAGGTGCTGCGCGGTCAGGATCTACCACCGGGCTGGGCGGGCAAGGTCTGGGCTCAGTCCCAAGGAGTGGCGGCAGCGGGTGATGTGCCCTGGCTCTGGTTTACGGATGCCGACATCCAGCACGGAGAGACGGTGCTCCGCCGTCTGGTGGCCAAGGCCGAAGGGGAGCAGCGGGTATTGGTCTCGCTGATGGTGGAGCTGTCCTGCCAGAGCTTTTGGGAGCGCCTTCTGATCCCGGCCTTCGTTTTCTTTTTCCAGAAACTCTATCCCTTTGCCTGGGTCAATGACGCGCGACACCGCCTCGCCGGTGCAGCCGGTGGTTGCATGCTGCTGTGCCGCGACGCCCTGGAGCGTGCCGGAGGCCTCGCGCGCATGCGCGCTGCCCTCATCGACGATTGCACCCTGGCGGGCCTGCTGAAGCCCATGGGAGCCATCTGGCTTGGCCTCACCCACGACAGCCGCAGCCTGCGCGCTTATCCACGGCTCGACGAGATCTGGTCCATGGTCGCCCGCTCGGCCTATGTGCAGTTGGAGCAGAAGCCCAGCCGCCTACTGCTGGCAGTGACGGGGATGACCCTCCTCTATCTCTGGCCGCTTCTGGCCCTGCTCTACGGAGTACTCACGCAGGTCTGGTGGTTGTGGCTACCCGCCGCCGTGGCCCTTCTGCTCGCCTGGCGCATGTATGTGCCGATGCTGCGTTTCTACTCCTTACCCTGGTGGTGGGGTGCCAGCCTCTTTCCCGCCGCCTGGCTGTATACCCTCATGACCGTCGACTCCGGACGCCGCCATTACCTGGGAAGGGGCGGCGCCTGGAAGGGGCGGCACTACTCCTGA
- a CDS encoding DUF167 domain-containing protein: MQTPWRPSGSAAGTLTVQVQPGARDDCVVGYHGDALKIRLRARAVDGAANAALLSFLARRLDLGPGQVVLRHGTHSRRKVLVLSELCSHQRQLLDLLLSQSAPVEPHDHRHRPKP, from the coding sequence ATGCAAACGCCCTGGCGTCCCAGCGGCTCGGCGGCGGGTACGCTCACCGTGCAGGTGCAACCGGGCGCGCGGGACGACTGCGTGGTGGGCTACCACGGTGATGCCCTCAAGATCCGCCTCCGCGCCCGCGCCGTGGACGGAGCCGCCAATGCCGCGCTGCTGTCCTTTCTCGCGCGTCGTCTCGATCTTGGACCCGGGCAGGTCGTACTGCGTCACGGCACCCACTCCCGGCGCAAGGTCCTGGTCTTGAGCGAACTTTGTTCCCACCAGCGACAACTGCTGGATCTTCTTTTGTCTCAGTCTGCCCCCGTGGAGCCCCATGACCACCGCCACCGCCCCAAACCTTGA
- a CDS encoding 5-(carboxyamino)imidazole ribonucleotide synthase translates to MIRGGQTLGVLGGGQLGMFFVLAAQRHGYPVWVLDPDPHCPAARTAARHLCAPLDDPVALEEFTRGVAAVTVESENIPAAALAHCAAWMRPGPEAVRIAQDRRLEKSFLRDLDLPVAPFIALDAGTPLPPVTDDFPFPALLKTARWGYDGKGQETVVCGEDLAAAWQALGTVDAVLEARVDLAAEFSILLARGEDGMVVFYPAAYNYHRDGILDLTLVCDTEPTAMESEARHMALRIAEALDYIGVLAVEFFVDGHGEILVNELAPRPHNSGHFSLDASIHSQFDQQLRCLCGLPLGDTRLLSPVAMMNLLGDLWTPQEPDWSSVLEHPQTKLWLYGKREARPRRKMGHLTILPEHSHAIAKTVAALRRSLALPDLPPLGFLPECADQGLLPTAPHRPEHE, encoded by the coding sequence ATGATTCGGGGCGGCCAAACCCTGGGTGTGCTGGGCGGCGGGCAGCTCGGCATGTTCTTCGTCCTGGCGGCGCAGCGGCACGGCTATCCCGTCTGGGTGCTCGACCCCGACCCCCACTGTCCCGCCGCCCGTACCGCCGCCCGTCACCTCTGTGCCCCGCTGGACGATCCGGTGGCCCTGGAGGAGTTTACTCGCGGCGTTGCTGCCGTCACCGTGGAATCGGAAAACATCCCGGCGGCGGCCCTGGCCCACTGCGCAGCGTGGATGCGCCCGGGTCCCGAAGCGGTGCGTATCGCCCAGGATCGTCGCCTGGAAAAATCCTTCCTCCGAGATCTCGATCTTCCCGTGGCACCCTTCATCGCGCTGGATGCTGGCACTCCACTGCCACCCGTGACGGACGATTTCCCCTTCCCTGCCCTCCTCAAGACAGCGCGCTGGGGCTACGATGGTAAAGGCCAGGAGACGGTGGTCTGCGGCGAGGATCTGGCCGCTGCGTGGCAGGCCCTGGGCACCGTGGATGCGGTCCTCGAGGCGCGTGTCGATCTCGCGGCCGAGTTTTCCATTCTGCTGGCGCGTGGCGAGGACGGCATGGTGGTGTTCTACCCGGCAGCGTACAACTATCACCGCGACGGCATACTGGATCTCACCCTGGTCTGCGACACAGAGCCCACCGCCATGGAGTCCGAGGCGCGCCACATGGCCCTGCGGATTGCCGAAGCCCTCGACTACATCGGTGTTCTCGCCGTGGAGTTCTTTGTCGATGGTCACGGGGAGATACTGGTCAACGAACTGGCCCCCAGACCGCACAACAGTGGCCATTTCAGTCTCGATGCCAGCATCCACAGTCAGTTCGACCAGCAGCTTCGCTGTCTCTGCGGCTTACCTCTGGGCGACACCCGCCTGTTGAGCCCCGTAGCGATGATGAATCTGCTGGGCGATCTCTGGACCCCGCAGGAGCCGGATTGGTCCAGCGTTCTCGAGCATCCGCAGACCAAGCTCTGGCTCTACGGTAAACGGGAAGCCCGCCCGCGGCGCAAGATGGGCCATCTGACGATCCTCCCTGAGCATTCCCATGCCATCGCCAAGACCGTTGCGGCTTTGCGCCGCAGTCTTGCCCTACCGGATCTGCCGCCCCTCGGATTCCTCCCGGAATGTGCCGACCAAGGGCTTTTGCCAACAGCTCCACACCGCCCAGAGCACGAGTAG
- a CDS encoding ATPase, T2SS/T4P/T4SS family, producing MAALEQLLQLMVQKNASDLYLTVGAPPTLKIDGRAVPIGQEALRPGQTLALAKEILGLERLQEFQQEKEVNMAISASGIGRFRVNGFFQRGELGFVLRAIKTDIPTLEQLKMPDVLKSLAMSARGLVLFVGATGSGKSTSLASMIQYRNQNSPGHILTIEDPIEFLHKNYQRRSDLQGRGRPAQGRHGTHQRCRHADL from the coding sequence ATGGCCGCCCTCGAACAGTTGCTGCAATTGATGGTGCAGAAGAACGCCTCGGACCTGTATCTCACCGTCGGTGCTCCACCCACCCTGAAGATCGACGGTCGCGCGGTTCCCATCGGTCAGGAGGCCCTGCGGCCCGGCCAAACCTTGGCCCTGGCCAAGGAGATCCTGGGTCTGGAGCGTCTGCAGGAGTTCCAGCAGGAAAAGGAGGTCAACATGGCGATCTCGGCCAGTGGTATCGGCCGTTTTCGCGTCAATGGCTTCTTCCAGCGTGGCGAGCTGGGTTTCGTGCTGCGCGCCATCAAGACCGACATCCCCACCCTTGAGCAGCTGAAGATGCCCGACGTGCTCAAGAGTCTCGCTATGTCGGCGCGGGGACTGGTGCTTTTCGTGGGGGCAACCGGTTCGGGCAAGAGTACCTCCCTTGCGTCCATGATCCAGTATCGTAACCAGAACTCCCCCGGGCACATCCTCACCATCGAGGACCCCATCGAGTTCCTGCATAAGAATTACCAACGCCGATCTGATCTACAAGGGCGAGGTAGGCCTGCTCAAGGACGCCATGGCACGCACCAACGATGTCGGCATGCAGACCTTTGA
- a CDS encoding YggS family pyridoxal phosphate-dependent enzyme: protein MKSAQAVPDIMLPRLRTLQATLQAYPTVRLLAVSKGVAASRLRLAYGLGLRHFGENYLQEALDKQKALADLDGIVWHFIGRIQRNKTLAIARHFQWVESIDRALVAERLNHARAGMPPLDVLIEVNAGGESSKGGVGLDALESLARAIVTLPHLRLRGLMALVRPEPEQADADFATMAAAFQLLQDTFPKQAIDTLSMGTSTDYARALPMGATQIRVGTAIFGPRSQETR, encoded by the coding sequence ATGAAATCCGCCCAAGCCGTCCCAGACATTATGCTGCCGCGCCTGCGTACCCTGCAGGCGACCTTGCAGGCATACCCCACGGTGCGCCTGCTGGCGGTCAGCAAGGGGGTGGCAGCATCCCGTCTGCGTCTGGCCTACGGTCTTGGTCTGCGCCACTTTGGCGAAAACTATCTGCAAGAGGCTCTGGACAAACAGAAAGCCCTCGCCGACCTCGACGGTATCGTCTGGCATTTCATCGGCCGCATCCAACGCAACAAGACCCTCGCCATCGCCCGTCATTTTCAGTGGGTGGAAAGCATCGATCGTGCCCTCGTCGCCGAGCGACTCAACCATGCCCGGGCGGGCATGCCACCCCTCGATGTGCTCATCGAGGTCAATGCCGGAGGCGAGAGCAGCAAGGGTGGGGTCGGCTTGGACGCCCTGGAATCCCTGGCGCGCGCCATCGTCACCCTGCCGCACCTGCGGCTGCGTGGCCTCATGGCCCTGGTTCGCCCCGAACCCGAGCAGGCCGATGCCGACTTCGCCACCATGGCAGCGGCCTTTCAACTTCTGCAAGATACTTTTCCGAAGCAGGCCATCGATACCCTTTCCATGGGCACCTCGACGGACTATGCTCGGGCTCTGCCTATGGGCGCCACCCAGATCCGCGTAGGCACGGCCATTTTCGGCCCCAGATCACAGGAGACCAGGTGA
- the purE gene encoding 5-(carboxyamino)imidazole ribonucleotide mutase has product MQSPLLGLVMGSQSDWETLQAAAEHLEALKIPFEARVVSAHRTPDLLFQYAETAAQRGLTAIIAGAGGAAHLPGMLAAKTVVPVLGVPVPSRHLQGLDSLLSIVQMPKGVPVATFAIGRAGAANAALFAAAMLAPAYPAIAAALAEFRRQQESAVLAATVPPPTLP; this is encoded by the coding sequence ATGCAATCCCCCCTGCTGGGTTTGGTCATGGGTAGCCAGAGCGACTGGGAGACCCTGCAGGCTGCGGCCGAGCACCTGGAGGCCCTGAAGATCCCCTTTGAAGCGCGGGTGGTTTCGGCGCATCGCACTCCCGATCTGCTCTTCCAGTACGCCGAGACGGCGGCACAGCGAGGGCTCACCGCCATCATCGCCGGTGCTGGGGGCGCTGCGCACCTGCCGGGCATGCTCGCCGCCAAGACCGTGGTTCCGGTACTGGGTGTGCCCGTTCCTTCGCGGCATTTGCAGGGGCTGGATTCCCTGCTCTCCATTGTCCAGATGCCCAAAGGTGTACCGGTGGCCACCTTCGCCATCGGCCGGGCAGGAGCCGCCAATGCCGCTCTCTTTGCTGCGGCGATGCTGGCGCCGGCGTATCCCGCCATCGCCGCTGCCTTGGCGGAGTTCCGTCGGCAGCAGGAAAGCGCCGTTCTGGCCGCCACCGTGCCGCCGCCCACGCTGCCATGA
- a CDS encoding YggT family protein: protein MVRLLDRVTAPILYPIQRVVPLFGGIDISPFIAMLLIELMKGLLVRAILNLGG, encoded by the coding sequence ATGGTACGCTTATTGGACAGGGTCACGGCACCCATCCTATACCCCATTCAACGGGTAGTACCGCTCTTCGGCGGCATCGATATCAGCCCCTTCATCGCCATGTTGCTCATCGAGCTTATGAAGGGCTTGCTGGTGCGTGCCATTCTCAATTTGGGTGGCTGA
- a CDS encoding Crp/Fnr family transcriptional regulator codes for MVAEEGAKKSNCLRCAMRARSIFAGLSGEELCALGMDVIDLEFVGGTTIYREGDSASHAYTLREGAIKLVKSLADGRAQIVRLLHHGDLFGFEGLHREQHQHTAIALSTVKLCRLDLRELDLLSQRLPAVREAIFRRWQRALEEAENRIVDLGTRRAEARLATFLLQWAQAYPQRRSLPFPLTRQDLGEFLGLSTEHVSRIMADFKRRNWLRESRGELEILDPKALGAVGAS; via the coding sequence GTGGTGGCCGAGGAAGGGGCAAAAAAGTCCAACTGTCTGCGCTGTGCCATGCGTGCGCGCAGCATATTCGCCGGTTTGAGCGGTGAGGAACTCTGTGCCTTGGGCATGGACGTGATCGACCTGGAGTTTGTGGGCGGAACCACCATCTATCGGGAAGGCGACAGCGCCAGCCATGCCTATACCTTGCGCGAGGGAGCCATAAAGCTCGTCAAATCCTTGGCCGATGGTCGTGCCCAGATCGTTCGCCTGCTGCATCACGGTGATCTGTTCGGCTTTGAGGGACTGCACCGGGAGCAACACCAGCACACGGCCATCGCCCTGTCGACGGTCAAGCTGTGCCGTCTCGACCTGCGCGAGCTAGACCTCTTGTCCCAGCGCTTGCCGGCCGTGCGCGAGGCCATCTTTCGCCGCTGGCAGCGCGCACTGGAAGAGGCCGAGAATCGTATCGTCGATCTGGGCACACGCCGGGCCGAGGCGCGGCTGGCTACCTTCCTGCTGCAATGGGCGCAGGCTTATCCGCAGCGGCGCAGCCTGCCCTTCCCCCTCACCCGCCAGGATCTTGGCGAATTCCTGGGACTAAGCACCGAGCACGTCAGTCGGATCATGGCGGACTTCAAGCGTCGCAACTGGCTGCGGGAATCCCGGGGCGAACTGGAGATCCTCGACCCGAAGGCCTTGGGCGCAGTCGGCGCGTCCTGA
- a CDS encoding MBL fold metallo-hydrolase: MFFKQLFDTESSTYTYILGDLTWREAVVIDAVKGHSDAILRILQEHDLTLRYALETHVHADHVSAAGDLRALSRAEVVISAAAGADCADRKVEDGDFLVLGDDVIRVLATPGHTPGCVSYRWHDRVFTGDALLIGGCGRTDFQGGDAGTLFDSITQKLFTLPEETLVYPGHDYHGRWVSCIAEEKRSNPRLAGKSREEFIALMGSLDLAQPKHIHVAVPANVRCGRDDIGSNPHE, translated from the coding sequence ATGTTTTTCAAGCAGCTTTTTGACACCGAGAGCAGCACCTACACCTACATCCTGGGCGATCTGACCTGGCGCGAAGCCGTGGTCATCGACGCCGTCAAGGGGCATAGCGACGCGATTCTGCGCATCCTGCAAGAACACGACCTGACCCTGCGCTACGCTTTGGAAACCCACGTCCATGCGGACCACGTCAGCGCTGCCGGGGATCTGCGCGCCCTGAGTCGCGCCGAGGTCGTCATCTCTGCCGCCGCGGGAGCCGATTGTGCCGACCGCAAGGTGGAAGACGGAGATTTCCTGGTCCTCGGAGACGATGTCATCCGCGTACTGGCAACACCCGGCCACACGCCGGGCTGCGTGAGCTATCGCTGGCACGATCGCGTATTCACGGGCGACGCTCTGCTCATTGGCGGCTGCGGGCGTACCGACTTTCAGGGCGGCGATGCGGGTACCCTTTTTGACAGCATCACTCAGAAACTGTTCACCTTGCCCGAAGAGACCTTGGTCTATCCCGGGCACGACTATCACGGGCGCTGGGTCAGTTGTATCGCCGAAGAGAAACGCAGTAATCCGCGTCTGGCGGGAAAGTCCAGGGAAGAGTTCATTGCACTCATGGGCTCCCTGGATCTGGCCCAACCCAAACACATCCACGTAGCGGTCCCCGCCAATGTGCGCTGCGGCCGCGACGACATCGGGAGCAATCCACATGAATGA
- a CDS encoding type IV pilus twitching motility protein PilT has translation MDITELLTFAVKNNASDTHMSAGLPPMLRIHGDIRHLNVEPLDAKTVHAMIYDIMNDAQRKWFEENLEIDFAIDLAGVARFRVNAFNQDRGPAAAFRTIPAKVLSLEDLNAPKVFKDIINVPRGLVLVTGPTGSGKSTTLAAMVDHINQQRADHIITIEDPIEFLHTPKKCLINQREVGPHTHSFANALRSALREDPDVILVGELRDLETMRLALTAAETGHVVFATLHTSSAPKTIDRIVDSFPGGEKDMVRAMLSESLRAVISQTLLKTADGKGRVAAHEIMIANPAIRNLIRENKIAQMYSVIQTGQNQGMQTLDQCLADLVRAHRITREEALRRVQNKDSFAAVA, from the coding sequence GTGGATATCACCGAACTGCTGACTTTTGCCGTCAAGAACAATGCCTCCGACACCCACATGTCCGCCGGCTTGCCGCCCATGTTGCGCATCCATGGCGACATCCGCCATCTCAATGTCGAGCCCCTGGACGCCAAGACGGTACACGCCATGATCTACGACATCATGAACGATGCCCAGCGCAAATGGTTTGAAGAAAATCTCGAGATCGACTTCGCCATCGATCTGGCCGGGGTGGCGCGCTTCCGTGTCAATGCCTTCAATCAGGACCGTGGGCCGGCGGCGGCCTTCCGCACCATTCCCGCCAAGGTGCTGAGCCTCGAGGATCTGAATGCGCCCAAGGTCTTCAAGGATATCATCAACGTTCCACGCGGTCTGGTCCTGGTGACGGGGCCCACGGGATCGGGCAAATCCACGACCCTGGCCGCCATGGTCGATCACATCAACCAGCAGCGTGCCGACCACATCATCACCATCGAGGATCCCATCGAATTCCTCCACACCCCCAAAAAATGCCTCATCAACCAGCGCGAGGTGGGGCCACATACCCACTCCTTTGCCAATGCCCTGCGCTCGGCCCTGCGTGAGGATCCGGACGTCATTCTCGTGGGCGAGTTGCGCGATCTGGAGACCATGCGCCTGGCCCTTACCGCTGCGGAAACCGGCCACGTCGTCTTCGCGACCCTGCACACGAGCTCGGCGCCGAAAACCATCGATCGTATCGTCGACTCCTTCCCCGGCGGCGAGAAGGACATGGTGCGGGCCATGCTGTCGGAGTCCCTGCGCGCGGTCATCTCCCAGACCCTCCTCAAAACGGCGGATGGCAAGGGCCGAGTGGCCGCCCACGAAATCATGATTGCCAACCCGGCCATCCGCAACCTCATCCGCGAAAACAAGATTGCGCAGATGTACTCGGTGATTCAAACCGGTCAGAATCAGGGCATGCAGACCCTGGATCAGTGTCTTGCGGACCTCGTCCGCGCCCACCGTATCACCCGCGAGGAGGCGCTTCGGCGGGTGCAGAACAAAGACAGCTTCGCTGCCGTCGCCTGA
- a CDS encoding NAD(P)/FAD-dependent oxidoreductase encodes MTRITILGAGFGGLTAVRHLRRQLPDAEIHLLAPRAEFVYYPSLIWVPTGLRQGPELRVDLDAFFRRNRIHFHAGRVTAIEAQGRKVRSDQGEEIDNDVLLIATGGRSLRKLPGIEHGLAICDGIEAAEQIRDRLALLEEGDIAFGFAGNPAEPGAVRGGPIFELLFGIDTWLRRRGRRDAIRLHFFNPMREPGNRLGSAAVSGLLAEMERRGIHTHLGHKILSFDAQKVETEGGTIPANLILFMPGMTGPEFALPSGLPLSPGGFIQADGHCAVVGFPGVYVVGDAGAYEGSPDWLPKQGHAADLQAETAAHNIVRYLRGEAPDKRFKNELVCIVDGIDNAFMVYRSPEQARVIPSPLWHLAKRAFEWRYLLHYRG; translated from the coding sequence ATGACCAGAATCACCATATTGGGAGCCGGTTTCGGCGGCCTCACCGCCGTCCGTCACCTGCGCCGGCAGCTGCCGGACGCCGAAATCCATCTGCTCGCCCCGCGCGCGGAATTCGTTTACTACCCGAGCCTTATCTGGGTGCCCACGGGCCTGCGCCAGGGGCCTGAACTGCGCGTCGATCTGGACGCATTCTTCCGTCGCAACCGCATCCACTTCCACGCCGGGCGCGTGACGGCCATCGAGGCGCAGGGACGAAAGGTGCGCAGTGACCAAGGCGAGGAGATCGACAACGATGTTCTGCTCATTGCCACGGGCGGGCGCTCCCTGCGCAAGCTCCCCGGGATCGAGCATGGCCTCGCCATCTGCGATGGTATCGAGGCAGCGGAACAGATTCGCGACCGCCTGGCCCTTCTGGAGGAAGGCGATATCGCCTTCGGTTTCGCCGGCAACCCGGCGGAACCCGGCGCGGTTCGCGGTGGACCCATCTTCGAACTGCTCTTTGGTATCGATACCTGGCTGCGCCGACGCGGTCGGCGTGACGCCATCCGCCTGCATTTCTTCAATCCCATGCGCGAGCCCGGTAATCGGCTGGGTTCGGCAGCGGTATCTGGCCTTTTGGCGGAGATGGAAAGGCGTGGGATTCACACCCATCTGGGCCACAAAATCCTTTCCTTCGACGCCCAAAAGGTAGAGACGGAGGGCGGCACCATTCCCGCCAACCTCATCCTCTTCATGCCGGGAATGACGGGACCAGAATTTGCCCTGCCCAGTGGCCTGCCCCTGTCTCCCGGCGGTTTTATCCAGGCCGATGGCCACTGTGCGGTGGTGGGCTTTCCCGGAGTCTATGTCGTGGGCGATGCCGGTGCCTACGAGGGCAGCCCGGACTGGTTACCCAAGCAGGGCCATGCTGCCGACCTGCAGGCGGAAACGGCGGCGCACAACATCGTCCGGTACCTGCGCGGCGAGGCGCCGGACAAGCGCTTCAAAAATGAACTGGTGTGTATCGTCGATGGCATCGACAACGCCTTCATGGTCTACCGTAGCCCGGAGCAGGCGCGGGTCATCCCGAGCCCCCTGTGGCACCTCGCCAAACGCGCCTTCGAGTGGCGTTACCTTTTGCACTACCGCGGCTAG
- the proC gene encoding pyrroline-5-carboxylate reductase: MSEPRIIFIGAGNMARAIIAGLRRRGIAGGDIAVHAPHLERREALAREFGVISRAAEAVPVAADATVVYAAKPKQIGTILPSWRAALEAGPGIFLSLAAGVTSASLKRLLGPKVPVLRCMPNTPAQIGAGMTTLYADASVTAEQRAAAEAILAAVGRCLWLEDEGLMDAATALAGSGPAYVLLFLEALEDAGVFQGLPRATARILAQETVLGAARLAKEAQMAPSNLRHQVTSPAGTTAAALAVWEEGLRALAQRAVQAAVDRGRALAQMTEEHNQWISNLSVSIAQLTSLILTLLSGPLSSAPSSRGRIPIPTTPWYAYWTGSRHPSYTPFNG, from the coding sequence GTGAGCGAACCGCGAATAATTTTCATCGGCGCCGGCAACATGGCGCGCGCCATCATTGCCGGCCTGCGCCGCCGCGGGATCGCCGGTGGCGACATCGCCGTACACGCCCCACATCTGGAGCGCCGCGAGGCCCTGGCGCGTGAATTCGGTGTCATCAGCCGGGCTGCCGAGGCCGTGCCCGTCGCCGCCGACGCCACGGTCGTCTATGCCGCCAAACCCAAGCAGATCGGGACGATCCTGCCGAGCTGGCGCGCCGCGCTGGAGGCCGGTCCAGGTATCTTCCTATCCCTTGCCGCCGGGGTGACCAGTGCCAGCCTGAAGCGGCTTTTGGGACCCAAAGTGCCGGTCCTGCGCTGCATGCCCAATACCCCGGCCCAGATCGGCGCCGGGATGACGACCCTCTATGCCGATGCCTCCGTGACGGCGGAACAGCGGGCGGCGGCCGAGGCCATCCTCGCCGCTGTCGGCCGCTGCCTGTGGCTGGAGGATGAGGGACTCATGGACGCCGCAACCGCCCTGGCCGGCAGCGGCCCAGCCTACGTCCTCCTCTTCCTGGAGGCCCTGGAGGATGCCGGCGTCTTCCAGGGTCTGCCACGCGCCACGGCCCGCATCCTGGCCCAAGAGACGGTGCTGGGCGCTGCGCGCCTGGCCAAGGAAGCGCAGATGGCACCGTCCAACCTGCGGCATCAGGTGACTAGCCCAGCCGGGACCACGGCGGCCGCGCTGGCGGTCTGGGAGGAGGGATTGCGTGCCCTGGCCCAGCGCGCCGTCCAGGCCGCCGTCGACCGCGGTCGTGCACTGGCCCAGATGACCGAGGAGCATAACCAATGGATCAGCAATCTCAGCGTCAGCATTGCGCAATTGACGAGCCTCATCCTGACCCTGCTCTCTGGGCCATTATCATCCGCGCCATCCTCTCGTGGGAGAATCCCGATCCCTACAACGCCATGGTACGCTTATTGGACAGGGTCACGGCACCCATCCTATACCCCATTCAACGGGTAG